Proteins encoded by one window of Girardinichthys multiradiatus isolate DD_20200921_A chromosome 14, DD_fGirMul_XY1, whole genome shotgun sequence:
- the LOC124880144 gene encoding protein NLRC3-like: MSEKRKKRKLATKKTSPKGSTASSEKSRDESTCPSGVSVKSDRSKGLPLNFGEDSLKCQKITEELTCCSVCKKVLRDLVYLICGHLSCKQCVGLGWDQPDLPTDFQCPACGENYVKDTLKDTGKSVCLEAKKNLQNAMRNKFTLTSEGNGDHHSSLKNIYTTLFITTGENKGPHEEHEYKQLKHVQRDQSLCDCSVKLSEIFKPVPDQEKPHRTVVTKGVAGIGKSFAVQKFILDWAEEKENQEVDFVFSLAFRELNLITGEKSLHELLTEFHPALRPLKDYQDYAKTKIIVILDGLDEIKHQLDFKNLTRVASLGTVTSVGDLVVNLIQGNLLPDANIWITSRPAAASQIPAEYIDMVMEIRGFTDAQKGEYFRRRFSDDLSLADRITSYIQSSLSLDIMCQIPVFCWISAVLFQEVFGRNEETEIPQTLTELMAHFLFAQTKRRSRKYEGNPEKNREKLLKTHREFLLKLGKLAFVQLQENKLIFYEEDLEDCGIDIAEASIYSGLCNTVLQEEEVFFQKKMFFFVHLTLQEFFAALHVYECLKTNKTSELGNFLSLKDKNLGLLDLLKMTVDKVLEKNGHLEFFLRFLLGLMVEHNQRYLQGLLTPLDQWDDTDKKILTYLRSIRRKTLSPDSCINIFQTMIEMRDHKVKDEIQEYLKLSDHSKMELAPLHCSALAYMLQVSKNDLDLLDLRSYNTSDDGRRRLIPALRSSKKAVLVNCKVMAHWMENLAFALKFSYSALRDLDLSNNDLKDSGVEVLCDGLSSTSCKLEILRLSGCLVTEKGCDYLVLALQSNPSHLIELDLSYNHPGDSLLSELKEDPQYKLSKLTLDYGGTHRLKAGFRKYACELTFTPDGAHQNLVLSEGNRKVTWVGDDPPHLYPTEESDHHQQVLCDQGLTGRHYWEVEVSGSLSIGVTHKEALMKEKMGDFRMGHNKDSWCLVCSNDGFSVLHHNKKVDVSSLGWRTSRLGLYLDWPAGTLSFYRVLSDSQIHLHTYTVAFNEPLYPVVEFNPQSSAVFCHLNLK, from the exons tCAGAAAATTACTGAGGAGCTGACCTGCTGTTCAGTATGTAAAAAGGTTCTGAGGGACTTGGTTTACTTGATTTGTGGACATCTATCATGTAAGCAATGTGTGGGTTTGGGCTGGGACCAGCCTGACTTGCCAACAGACTTTCAGTGCCCAGCGTGTGGAGAGAACTATGTGAAAGACACACTCAAAGACACAG GAAAAAGCGTTTGTTTGGAAGCAAAGAAGAATCTTCAAAATGCAATGAgaaataaatttactttgaCATCTGAAGGTAATGGTGATCATCATAGTTCCCTCAAAAACATCTACACAACACTGTTCATCACCACTGGAGAGAACAAAGGACCACATGAAGAACATGAGTACAAACAGCTTAAACATGTTCAGAGAGATCAATCATTGTGTGACTGTTCAGTCAAACTTAGCGAGATCTTCAAACCGGTGCCTGACCAGGAGAAACCCCACAGAACAGTCGTGACCAAGGGAGTTGCAGGCATTGGAAAATCATTTGCAGTTCAGAAGTTCATCCTTGACTGGgctgaagagaaagaaaaccaggaggttgattttgttttcagtctTGCTTTCCGAGAATTGAATTTGATTACAGGGGAGAAAAGCCTCCATGAGCTGCTGACTGAGTTTCACCCAGCACTCCGACCCCTGAAAGATTACCAAGATTACGCTAAAACAAAGATTATAGTGATCCTCGATGGTCTGGATGAAATCAAACATCAGCTGGACTTTAAGAACCTAACCAGAGTAGCTTCTCTTGGTACTGTAACATCTGTAGGTGATCTTGTTGTAAACTTGATTCAAGGTAACCTCCTTCCTGATGCAAACATCTGGATAACTTCCCGTCCAGCAGCTGCCAGTCAGATCCCTGCAGAGTACATCGACATGGTGATGGAGATAAGAGGGTTCACTGATGCTCAGAAAGGGGAATATTTTAGACGGAGATTTAGTGATGATTTGAGTCTCGCTGACAGAATAACATCATATATTCAGTCCTCACTAAGTCTGGACATCATGTGCCAGATCCCAGTCTTCTGTTggatttctgctgttttattcCAGGAAGtctttggcagaaatgaagAGACAGAAATCCCCCAAACTCTGACAGAGTTAATGGCACATTTTCTCTTTGCTCAGACAAAACGTAGAAGCAGAAAGTATGAAGGGAACCctgagaaaaacagagagaagcTCCTGAAGACTCACAGAGAATTTCTTCTGAAACTCGGGAAGCTTGCGTTTGTGCAGCTTCAAGAAAACAAACTCATCTTCTATGAGGAAGACCTGGAAGACTGTGGCATTGATATTGCAGAAGCATCAATATACTCCGGTTTATGTAACACTGTTCTCCAGGAAGAGGAAGTCTTCTTCcagaaaaaaatgttcttcTTTGTGCATCTGACTCTTCAAGAGTTCTTCGCAGCTCTGCATGTCTATGAATGtttaaaaaccaacaaaaccAGCGAGCTCGGGAATTTTCTCTCTTTGAAGGACAAAAACCTTGGTTTACTTGATCTTTTAAAGATGACAGTTGACAAAGTGCTGGAGAAGAACGGTCACTTAGAGTTTTTCTTGCGATTCCTTCTTGGCCTGATGGTTGAACACAACCAGAGATACCTTCAGGGTCTGTTGACTCCACTTGACCAATGGGATGACACAGACAAGAAAATCTTAACTTACCTGAGATCTATTAGAAGAAAAACCCTGTCTCCGGACAGCTGCATCAACATCTTCCAGACCATGATTGAAATGAGAGATCACAAAGTCAAAGATGAGATTCAGGAATATCTCAAACTGTCCGACCATTCAAAGATGGAACTGGCTCCTTTGCACTGCTCTGCTTTGGCCTACATGCTGCAGGTGTCCAAGAATGATCTGGATTTACTGGATCTTAGGAGCTACAATACATCAGATGATGGCAGGAGGAGGTTGATACCAGCTTTGAGGAGCAGCAAAAAAGCTGT GCTTGTAAATTGCAAAGTTATGGCGCACTGGATGGAGAATCTGGCCTTTGCCCTTAAGTTTTCCTACTCAGCTCTGAGGGATCTCGATTTGAGCAACAATGACCTGAAAGATTCAGGAGTGGAGGTGCTTTGTGATGGACTCTCAAGTACCTCTTGCAAACTGGAGATACTAAG GTTATCTGGTTGTTTGGTCACAGAGAAAGGCTGTGATTATCTGGTCTTGGCTCTTCAGTCCAACCCGTCCCACCTGATTGAGCTGGACCTGAGCTACAACCATCCAGGAGACTCTCTGCTCTCTGAGCTGAAGGAGGATCCACAATACAAGCTCAGCAAGCTCAC CCTTGACTACGGTGGGACTCACAGATTGAAGGCTGGCTTCAGGAAAT aTGCTTGTGAACTCACTTTCACTCCTGATGGAGCACACCAGAACCTGGTTCTGTCTGAAGGAAACAGAAAGGTGACCTGGGTGGGGGATGATCCACCTCATCTTTATCCCACAGAAGAGTCTGATCACCACCAGCAGGTGCTATGTGATCAGGGCCTGACAGGGCGCCACTACTGGGAGGTGGAGGTGTCTGGATCCTTAAGCATTGGAGTCACACATAAGGAGGCCCTGATGAAAGAGAAGATGGGTGATTTCAGGATGGGGCACAATAAGGATTCATGGTGTTTGGTTTGTTCCAATGatggtttttctgttttacaccACAACAAAAAAGTAGACGTGTCTTCCCTTGGATGGCGCACCAGTCGGTTGGGGTTGTATCTTGACTGGCCTGCTGGTACTCTGTCTTTCTACAGAGTTTTGTCCGACAGTCAGATCCATCTTCATACTTACACAGTGGCTTTTAATGAACCCCTTTATCCTGTGGTGGAATTTAACCCCCAGTCATCTGCTGTATTTTGTCATCTAAATCTAAAGTAA